The genomic DNA TCGTAAGCTGCCGGATTGCTTTTATCAGACTTATGACACTCGTAACAACCTACTTTAAACTTATAGTGAGCGGACCTTTTCCAGTCATTTACAACAAATTGCGTCTTTTTAATATGGCACTCTATACAGGCCCGACTTTCTTTGGAAAATCCTTCTTTCGTAGAAGTGTAAAACATTCCATCAACATCGGCTTTTTCTATTGCTGCATGTGACGGAATAGCAAAAACAGATGATGAAAGACAGAGTCCTATTCCAAAAAGCATCGCCGCTTTAATAAGACTTCTCATCATTACCTCCCTCGCCTCTAATTACTTTTCTGCCATCATACCTTTTGAAAGCATTGCTTCGAGTTTTTCTCTGAAATAATCACCGTGCCCTACACCGTGGTGACAATCAATACAGGTTTTATCCGTTTCACCTTTCTTATATTTTTCATGCATAATGTTGTCTGAAATAACCTTATGACACCCTTTACATGAAGACTCATAGGTATAGCGGTTTCTTTCATCAAGGTTTTTAACCCAATCAAACTTTTCTGGTCCTCTAATATGTCCGATAACATCCCTAACTGCTGCTTTTGTTTTAACAAACAGATAGGTAGCTACATTGGCGTTATGAGGCATATGACAATCTACACATGAAGCCTTGCATGCCCCGGCAGAACCGCTGAGTGGCCCGTGAGCATTCTTTTCCCACGTATCGTAAACAAACTTCATTTCGTGGCAGGAGGCACAAAACTCTGAAGTAGAAGAGTATTTAACTCCCTGCGCCACCAACAGAGAGATAAAAAGTCCTAAAACAAGCCCCCCTGCACAGATGAGAAATGGTTTTTTAGTAGACATTTAATCCCCCTTCGTGCAGGTTCTTAAAAAACCTTATTCTGATTTTTTTAGAAACACCTCAGGTAAAACCAGAACTACGCATAATTCCCTCCCTTATCTGTTTATTTATCTTTACCAATTATAAATTTACCGCATCATAATCTCACCGTCAAGTGGTGAAAAGAAAATTACAAATTAATAAAATTATTGATAACTTCTATCAACTGATTTTCAGAATCATCAAAGAATGGTTGTATCTTTAACCGACCACTAAAACAAAGTAGTATAATTATTGGCTACTGAAAGTTTATAGAGGCGGAGGACTTAAAATGTCAGAAGAGAAGAGAGATTACAAAGAGACATTGAATCTTCCAAAAACATCGTTTCCCATGAGAGGCAATTTACCCAAAAAGGAAAAAGAGATACTCGAAAAGTGGGAAGAGATAGACTTATACAGAAAGGTTCTGGAAAAGAAAGATAAAAGTAAAAAGTACGTCCTCCACGACGGACCACCATACGCGAACGGACACATTCACATAGGTCATGCTCTAAATAAGGTTTTAAAAGACATCATCGTAAAATCAAGAGCTATGGCAGGATACTTTACACCTTACGTTCCGGGGTGGGACTGCCACGGCCTACCTATTGAAAGAGCTGTGTTTCAGAAGCTTAAAAAGAGAAAAGATGAAGTTGATCCGGTAGAAGTAAGGAAAAAGTGCCGGGAATATGCTGAAAACTGGATAAAGATTCAAAAAGAAGAGTTTATCAGACTCGGCGTTATGGGAGACTGGAAAAATCCATACATAACGATGAAACCACGTTATCAGGCAGACATTTTAAGAGAACTTGCCAAATTCTACGGCAAAGGGCTCGTTTACAGGGCTAAAAAGCCGGTTTACTGGTGTCCCAACTGCACAACCGCCCTTGCAGAGGCAGAAATCGAATATAAAGACGAAACATCAAAATCCATCTACGTAAAGTTTGAGATAAAAGATAAAAACTTCCCGGAAAAGAGCTATTTCGTAATATGGACAACAACACCCTGGACTCTACCTGCAAACGTTGCCGTCATCCTCCATCCAGAACTTGAATATCAACTGCTAAAAGATGAAGAAACAGGAGAACACTACATAATAACAACCACTTTAGTCAAAGAATTTGAAGAGAAAACAAAAAAGAAACTAACACCTGTAAAAACATTTAAAGGCAAAGAGCTTGAAAAAGTAAAATACCAACATCCATTCGTAGACAGAGAAGGATTCGCAATACTGGCAGATTTCGTCTCCGACGAAACGGGAACCGGTGTGGTTCATAGTGCACCCGGCCACGGTGAGGAGGACTACATAGCGGCAAAAGGTTATGACCTTCCAGTACTTGCACCTGTTGATGACTACGGTCGATTTACGGAAGAAGCACCGGAATGGCTACAGGGCATGAAGATATGGAAGGCCAACGACATCATCATCGAAAGATTAAAAGAAATCGGACACCTTATGCTTGTTGAAGAGATAAACCACTCATATCCTCACTGCTGGCGGTGTAAAAAACCTGTAATCTTCAGGGCAACACCTCAGTGGTTTATCGCCCTCGATAAAGGTAAACCCACACTTAGAGAAACAGCTCTTTCAGAGATTAAAAAGGTTAAGTGGATTCCTGAATGGGGAGAGATAAGAATCAGCAACATGGTTGAGCAAAGACCCGATTGGTGTATTTCAAGGCAGAGAATATGGGGCGTCCCGATTGTTGCGTTTTACTGTAAAAACTGCGGCAAGCTCATAGCAACAAAGGAAATTGCAGACTATGTCGCAGATATCTTTGAAAGAGAAAGTGCAGACGCCTGGTATGAAAAAGAAGCCAGAGAGCTACTACCGGAAGGTTTCTCCTGTCCTGAGTGTGGCGGAACGGAATTTAAGAAAGAGATGGATATTCTTGATGTATGGTTTGATTCAGGAAGCTCCCACGCTGCCGTTCTTGAAAGGAGAGAAGAGCTTTCCTGGCCTGCAGACATGTATCTTGAAGGTTCCGATCAGCACAGAGGCTGGTTCCAGGCAAGTCTCCTTGAATCCTGTGGAACAAGGGGAAAAGCTCCATATA from Desulfurobacterium indicum includes the following:
- the ileS gene encoding isoleucine--tRNA ligase — encoded protein: MSEEKRDYKETLNLPKTSFPMRGNLPKKEKEILEKWEEIDLYRKVLEKKDKSKKYVLHDGPPYANGHIHIGHALNKVLKDIIVKSRAMAGYFTPYVPGWDCHGLPIERAVFQKLKKRKDEVDPVEVRKKCREYAENWIKIQKEEFIRLGVMGDWKNPYITMKPRYQADILRELAKFYGKGLVYRAKKPVYWCPNCTTALAEAEIEYKDETSKSIYVKFEIKDKNFPEKSYFVIWTTTPWTLPANVAVILHPELEYQLLKDEETGEHYIITTTLVKEFEEKTKKKLTPVKTFKGKELEKVKYQHPFVDREGFAILADFVSDETGTGVVHSAPGHGEEDYIAAKGYDLPVLAPVDDYGRFTEEAPEWLQGMKIWKANDIIIERLKEIGHLMLVEEINHSYPHCWRCKKPVIFRATPQWFIALDKGKPTLRETALSEIKKVKWIPEWGEIRISNMVEQRPDWCISRQRIWGVPIVAFYCKNCGKLIATKEIADYVADIFERESADAWYEKEARELLPEGFSCPECGGTEFKKEMDILDVWFDSGSSHAAVLERREELSWPADMYLEGSDQHRGWFQASLLESCGTRGKAPYKSVLTHGFTLDQQGRKMSKSLGNVIPPQDVIKQFGADILRLWVSSENFTEDVRISNEILKQIADVYRKIRNTMRFILGNLSDFDPEKDTVPFSEMEEIDRWALTRFSGLKKEIIKHYEDFKFNRIYRLVYNYCATELSATYLDILKDTLYCELPDSKKRRSAQTAIYIIIRELTKLLAPILSFTMEEVYSHIPGKKEESVFIEEFKGEIPEEKKLLPVWEKLIKVKSLVNKATETARAEKLIGHSLEAAVTVYADGDLYQLLKKYEKELPYIFITSKATVKPIEEAPETAIEDAEIIKRAKVSLNKASGKKCERCWMYSEDVGKDPEYPDVCPRCATVLRELDKGEE
- a CDS encoding cytochrome c3 family protein: MSTKKPFLICAGGLVLGLFISLLVAQGVKYSSTSEFCASCHEMKFVYDTWEKNAHGPLSGSAGACKASCVDCHMPHNANVATYLFVKTKAAVRDVIGHIRGPEKFDWVKNLDERNRYTYESSCKGCHKVISDNIMHEKYKKGETDKTCIDCHHGVGHGDYFREKLEAMLSKGMMAEK